From Polaribacter butkevichii, a single genomic window includes:
- the trpS gene encoding tryptophan--tRNA ligase gives MSRILTGVQSTGTPHLGNLLGAILPAIEMANSPENESFIFIADMHSLTQIKDGNLLRENTYSVAATWLACGLNIDKTLFYRQSDIPQTTELTWYLSCFFPYQRLTLAHGFKDKADRLGDVNAGLFTYPMLMAADILLYDAEIVPVGKDQLQHLEMTRDVANRFNHIVGETLVPPKAEIKEGTKLVPGTDGEKMSKSRNNIINIFLPDKKLRKQIMSIKTDSLGLEDPKNPDTDNVFGLYKLLASEAQIAEMRANYEGGNYGYGHAKQALYELILEQFSPIRERYNHFMENKHEIDAALEIGAEKASEVAKGVLKRVRTKIGY, from the coding sequence ATGTCAAGAATTTTAACAGGTGTACAAAGTACAGGAACACCACATTTAGGAAATTTATTAGGAGCTATTTTACCTGCTATAGAAATGGCAAATAGCCCAGAAAATGAATCTTTTATATTTATAGCAGATATGCATTCTTTAACACAGATTAAAGATGGAAATCTATTAAGAGAAAACACTTATAGTGTTGCTGCTACTTGGCTTGCTTGTGGTTTAAATATTGATAAAACACTATTTTACAGACAAAGTGATATACCACAAACTACAGAATTAACTTGGTACTTAAGCTGTTTTTTTCCGTACCAAAGGCTAACTTTAGCACATGGTTTTAAAGACAAAGCAGATAGGTTAGGTGATGTAAACGCAGGTTTATTTACATACCCAATGTTAATGGCGGCAGATATTTTATTATATGATGCAGAAATTGTTCCTGTAGGTAAAGATCAATTGCAACATTTAGAAATGACAAGAGATGTTGCCAATAGGTTTAATCATATTGTTGGCGAAACATTGGTACCACCAAAAGCAGAAATTAAAGAAGGCACCAAATTAGTTCCTGGAACTGATGGAGAAAAAATGAGTAAATCTAGAAATAATATTATCAATATTTTTTTACCAGACAAAAAATTAAGGAAACAAATAATGTCTATTAAAACGGATAGTTTAGGTTTAGAAGATCCTAAAAATCCTGATACAGATAATGTTTTTGGCTTGTATAAATTATTAGCTTCTGAGGCTCAAATTGCAGAAATGAGAGCTAATTACGAAGGTGGTAATTATGGTTACGGACACGCTAAACAAGCTTTGTACGAATTGATTTTAGAACAATTTTCTCCTATAAGAGAACGTTACAATCATTTTATGGAAAACAAGCATGAAATTGATGCTGCTTTAGAAATTGGAGCAGAAAAAGCATCTGAAGTTGCTAAAGGAGTTTTAAAAAGAGTAAGAACCAAAATTGGTTACTAG
- a CDS encoding DUF4837 family protein yields MKNIFTLFAIVLLLTSCGGNEKITLRSSVGKVNKVMVVTKASDWNGDIGKEIRNSFGELMVGLPQPESLLSVSQVAPNGFGNMMKVGRNIMIIGVGDEEQYYVKKDVYAQPQTIVYVYAKDRAGVVKMFKKHEKEIIKTFIESDISMVQHLFAKHKLDDSQFKTLQNLGISLTINKNFNTVDDTGDFLWLRQHLSSGIAKTGSNNILVYSVPLEDETKVADSIVAVRNRIGKKYIPGSDPETMHMITEKAYTPFTFDAVIDGKKAYETRGKWEVKNDFMAGPFLNYTVVDKKNNRLVIFEGFTYAPSVNKRAFLFELEAIAKSMKIK; encoded by the coding sequence ATGAAAAATATATTTACCCTATTTGCAATTGTACTTTTATTAACTTCTTGCGGAGGCAATGAAAAAATTACACTACGATCATCTGTAGGTAAAGTAAACAAAGTAATGGTAGTTACCAAAGCCAGTGATTGGAATGGTGATATTGGTAAAGAAATAAGAAACTCTTTTGGCGAATTGATGGTGGGTTTACCGCAACCAGAATCTCTTTTATCTGTGTCTCAAGTGGCTCCAAATGGATTTGGAAACATGATGAAAGTGGGTAGAAATATTATGATTATTGGGGTTGGTGACGAAGAGCAATACTATGTAAAAAAGGATGTGTACGCTCAACCACAAACAATTGTTTATGTATATGCAAAAGACAGAGCAGGTGTTGTAAAAATGTTTAAAAAGCACGAAAAAGAAATCATCAAAACATTTATAGAATCTGATATTAGTATGGTTCAGCATTTATTTGCAAAACATAAATTAGATGATTCTCAATTTAAAACATTGCAAAATTTAGGAATTTCATTAACCATCAACAAGAATTTTAATACGGTAGATGATACAGGTGATTTCTTATGGTTACGTCAACATTTATCTAGCGGAATTGCAAAAACAGGAAGTAATAATATTTTAGTGTATTCTGTTCCTTTAGAAGACGAAACAAAAGTGGCAGACAGTATTGTGGCTGTTAGAAATAGAATTGGTAAAAAATACATTCCGGGTTCAGACCCAGAAACCATGCACATGATTACAGAAAAAGCATATACACCTTTTACTTTTGATGCGGTTATAGATGGCAAAAAAGCTTATGAAACTCGTGGTAAATGGGAGGTAAAAAACGATTTTATGGCGGGGCCTTTTTTAAATTATACCGTGGTTGATAAGAAAAATAATAGACTCGTTATTTTTGAAGGATTTACATATGCTCCTTCGGTAAACAAAAGAGCCTTTTTGTTTGAATTAGAGGCTATTGCTAAATCTATGAAGATTAAATAA
- a CDS encoding lytic transglycosylase domain-containing protein, whose protein sequence is MKQLIIFLLITSSIFSQEKKDTLSLNTKADTVFIAKDSIKEPIDQSFFSDSDLDLIDSLLVNEKFNSLLVDSLAYVINDKDIVGNTSTVLTTDLLKLRLAALNNKTPFNLAFNPSLENVINSYLLYRKKYYPALFAKAKYYFPMFEQYLDQYDIPLEMKYLAIVESALRPKIKSRVGATGLWQFMYGTGIEFDLKVSSYVDERQDPVKATIAACKYLSQLFTVFGDWDLALAAYNSGPGNVRKAIKRSGGYKNYWNIRPYLPRETASYVPAFYATMYIFEYADEHNIYSDLPQFFNFQTDTIQIKRTISFDQISEKIDVDEEVLSELNPSYKLDIIPFIKDRKYALRLPSDKIINFLDKEKEIYALADTDDAQREKPLPKYFEMDQRIRYKVKSGDYLGKIANKFGVRVSDLKRWNGLKTSRLKIGQRLSVYPKKLGS, encoded by the coding sequence ATGAAGCAACTAATTATATTCCTCCTAATAACTAGTTCTATTTTTTCTCAAGAGAAAAAAGACACTTTATCTTTAAATACAAAAGCAGATACTGTATTTATTGCCAAAGATTCTATAAAAGAACCTATAGATCAATCGTTTTTTTCTGATAGCGATTTAGATCTTATTGATAGTTTATTAGTAAATGAAAAATTTAACTCATTATTAGTAGATTCTCTTGCTTATGTTATCAATGATAAAGATATTGTAGGGAATACCTCTACGGTTTTAACAACAGATTTATTAAAGTTACGTCTTGCTGCATTAAACAATAAAACGCCTTTTAATTTAGCTTTTAATCCGTCTTTAGAAAATGTAATTAATAGTTATTTATTGTATCGAAAAAAATATTATCCAGCATTGTTTGCAAAAGCAAAGTATTATTTTCCAATGTTTGAGCAATATCTAGATCAATATGATATTCCTTTAGAAATGAAATATTTAGCTATTGTAGAATCTGCTTTAAGACCTAAGATAAAATCGCGTGTTGGTGCAACAGGTTTGTGGCAATTTATGTATGGTACAGGTATAGAGTTTGATTTAAAAGTAAGCTCTTATGTAGATGAGCGTCAAGACCCTGTAAAGGCAACCATTGCAGCATGTAAATATTTAAGTCAGTTATTTACTGTTTTTGGTGATTGGGATTTGGCTTTAGCAGCATACAACTCAGGACCAGGAAACGTAAGAAAAGCCATAAAACGTTCTGGAGGTTATAAAAATTATTGGAATATTAGACCCTATTTACCAAGAGAAACGGCAAGTTATGTGCCTGCTTTTTATGCAACCATGTATATTTTTGAGTATGCAGATGAACATAATATTTATTCTGATTTACCTCAATTCTTTAATTTTCAAACCGATACAATTCAAATAAAAAGAACCATTAGTTTCGATCAAATTTCAGAAAAAATAGATGTTGATGAAGAAGTTTTATCAGAATTAAACCCATCTTATAAGTTAGATATTATTCCGTTTATAAAAGATAGAAAATATGCTTTAAGATTACCTAGCGATAAGATTATAAACTTTTTAGATAAAGAAAAAGAAATTTATGCTTTAGCAGACACAGATGATGCGCAAAGAGAAAAACCTTTGCCTAAATACTTTGAAATGGATCAGCGTATTCGTTATAAAGTAAAAAGTGGCGATTATTTAGGTAAGATTGCAAATAAATTTGGAGTGCGTGTAAGTGATCTTAAACGTTGGAATGGTCTAAAAACAAGCCGATTAAAAATAGGGCAAAGATTATCTGTTTATCCCAAAAAATTAGGTAGTTAA
- a CDS encoding exodeoxyribonuclease III: MKIISYNVNGIRAALKKGFLDWLEAANPDVICIQETKAHKEQLDLTDFENAGYPYHYWFSAQKKGYSSVAIFCKEKPNHIAYGTGIESMDFEGRNLRVDFDNVSIMSLYLPSGTNSERLSFKFNYMDEFQEYINTLKQEIPNLVICGDYNICHEEIDIHNPKMKGVSGFLPEERTWIGNFIKSGFIDSFRFLNQEKQEYSWWSYRANSRANNKGWRLDYAMVSEPLKDQISRAYILPEAKHSDHCPIAVELKF, from the coding sequence ATGAAGATAATATCATACAACGTAAACGGAATTAGAGCAGCCTTAAAAAAAGGATTTTTAGATTGGTTAGAAGCCGCAAACCCAGATGTAATTTGCATACAAGAAACCAAAGCGCACAAAGAACAATTAGATCTTACTGATTTTGAAAATGCAGGGTATCCGTATCATTATTGGTTTTCTGCTCAGAAAAAAGGGTATTCTTCGGTAGCCATTTTTTGTAAAGAAAAACCAAATCATATTGCATACGGAACCGGAATAGAATCGATGGATTTTGAAGGTAGAAATTTACGTGTAGATTTTGATAATGTTTCTATAATGAGTTTGTATTTACCATCCGGAACAAATTCTGAAAGGTTAAGTTTTAAGTTTAATTATATGGATGAATTTCAAGAATACATCAATACCTTAAAACAAGAGATTCCTAATTTAGTTATTTGTGGCGATTACAATATTTGTCATGAAGAAATAGATATTCACAATCCTAAAATGAAAGGAGTTTCTGGTTTTTTACCTGAAGAAAGAACTTGGATTGGTAATTTTATTAAAAGTGGATTTATAGATAGTTTTCGTTTTCTAAATCAAGAAAAACAAGAATATTCTTGGTGGAGTTACAGAGCAAATTCTAGAGCAAATAATAAAGGTTGGCGTTTAGATTACGCTATGGTTTCTGAGCCCTTAAAAGATCAAATTTCTAGAGCATATATCTTGCCAGAAGCAAAACATTCAGATCATTGTCCAATTGCTGTAGAACTTAAATTTTAA
- a CDS encoding 3-oxoacid CoA-transferase subunit B, translating into MLDKIGIAKRIAQEVQDGFYVNLGIGIPTLVANYVRDDIEVEFQSENGVLGMGPFPFDGEEDADIINAGKQTITTMPGASFFDSSMSFAMIRGKHVDLTILGAMEVAENGDIANWKIPGKMVKGMGGAMDLVASAENIIVAMMHTNKRGESKILKKCSLPLTGVGCVTKIVTNLAVLEVKENGFHLLERAPGVTIDEIKKATEGTLVINGEIPEMNI; encoded by the coding sequence ATGTTAGATAAAATAGGCATTGCAAAAAGAATTGCGCAGGAAGTTCAAGATGGATTTTACGTAAACTTAGGTATTGGTATTCCAACTTTAGTTGCTAATTACGTTCGTGATGATATAGAGGTTGAATTTCAAAGTGAAAACGGCGTTTTAGGGATGGGCCCCTTTCCTTTTGATGGAGAAGAAGATGCAGATATTATTAATGCAGGTAAACAAACCATAACAACAATGCCTGGAGCAAGTTTTTTTGATTCTTCTATGAGTTTTGCTATGATTCGCGGTAAACATGTAGATTTAACTATTTTAGGGGCTATGGAAGTTGCAGAAAATGGTGATATTGCCAACTGGAAAATTCCGGGTAAAATGGTAAAAGGAATGGGCGGAGCCATGGATTTAGTAGCTTCTGCCGAAAATATTATTGTGGCAATGATGCATACTAATAAACGCGGAGAATCTAAGATTTTAAAAAAATGCTCTTTGCCTTTAACAGGTGTTGGTTGTGTAACTAAAATTGTTACAAACCTAGCCGTTTTAGAAGTAAAAGAGAATGGTTTTCATTTATTAGAAAGAGCTCCAGGAGTTACTATTGATGAAATTAAAAAAGCAACAGAAGGTACTTTGGTGATAAATGGAGAGATTCCGGAAATGAATATTTAA
- a CDS encoding four helix bundle protein, translated as MSRQLLKSGTSIGANVHEAQNAESKADFIHKIKIATKELEETKYWLVLCERSKTYPNKKN; from the coding sequence ATTTCTCGTCAATTATTAAAATCGGGAACAAGTATTGGAGCTAATGTTCATGAAGCTCAAAATGCAGAAAGTAAAGCCGATTTTATTCATAAAATTAAAATTGCAACAAAAGAATTAGAAGAAACAAAATATTGGTTAGTTCTTTGTGAAAGATCAAAAACATATCCTAATAAAAAAAATTAG
- a CDS encoding CoA transferase subunit A: MINKKVNNVQEALQGVKNGMTFMLGGFGLCGIPENAIAALVKLDVREVTCISNNAGVDDFGLGLLLQNKQIKKMISSYVGENDEFERQMLSGELEVELTPQGTLAEKCRAAQAGFPAFYTPAGYGTEVAEGKETREFDGKMYVLEPAFKADFAFVKAWKGDAAGNLIFKGTSRNFNPNMCGAATITVAEVEELVEVGELDPNNIHIPGIFVQRIFQGKNYEKRIEQRTVRMSN; this comes from the coding sequence ATGATTAATAAAAAGGTAAACAATGTACAAGAAGCACTGCAAGGTGTTAAAAACGGAATGACTTTTATGTTGGGTGGTTTTGGTTTATGTGGTATTCCAGAAAATGCTATTGCAGCATTAGTTAAGCTAGATGTTAGAGAGGTAACTTGTATTTCTAACAATGCAGGAGTAGATGATTTTGGCCTGGGTTTATTGCTTCAAAATAAACAAATCAAAAAAATGATTTCTTCTTATGTAGGAGAAAATGATGAGTTTGAACGTCAAATGTTATCTGGCGAGTTAGAAGTAGAGTTAACTCCGCAAGGAACATTGGCAGAAAAATGTAGAGCTGCACAAGCCGGTTTTCCTGCATTTTATACACCTGCAGGATATGGAACAGAAGTTGCCGAAGGCAAAGAAACCAGAGAGTTTGATGGCAAAATGTATGTCTTAGAACCTGCTTTTAAAGCCGATTTTGCCTTTGTAAAAGCTTGGAAAGGAGATGCCGCAGGTAATTTAATTTTTAAAGGAACATCTAGAAACTTTAATCCTAATATGTGTGGAGCAGCAACCATTACCGTGGCAGAAGTAGAAGAGTTGGTAGAGGTTGGTGAATTAGACCCAAACAATATTCATATTCCAGGAATATTTGTACAACGTATTTTTCAAGGAAAAAATTACGAGAAAAGAATTGAGCAAAGAACGGTTCGTATGAGTAATTAA